From Acinetobacter lwoffii, a single genomic window includes:
- a CDS encoding methionine ABC transporter permease, with the protein MRDLIVQWLTTITAPFWKSSLSIDQFVTALQETFHMVFFAMLFGCIWGFIQAITLLVTRPNGILPNRVIYHGLNPIVNALRSLPFIILLIAVIPLTKLIVGTSIGTWAAIVPLTIYVGPYIGRLIETSLLEVNEGIIESAQAMGATPMQIIFKFILPEARSSLILNLTTATISLIGATAMAGAVGAGGIGDLAISYGYQRFDTSVVIMTVIVLLILVQIVQSLGDWLSRLR; encoded by the coding sequence ATGAGAGATTTAATTGTACAGTGGCTGACAACGATCACGGCGCCGTTCTGGAAAAGCTCCCTGTCGATAGATCAGTTTGTGACAGCATTGCAAGAAACCTTTCATATGGTGTTCTTCGCGATGCTGTTTGGCTGTATCTGGGGCTTCATTCAGGCGATTACTCTGCTGGTGACACGTCCGAATGGAATTCTGCCGAATCGTGTGATTTATCACGGTCTCAATCCTATTGTGAATGCGCTGCGTTCGCTGCCGTTTATTATCCTGCTAATTGCAGTCATTCCACTGACCAAGTTAATCGTTGGTACATCGATTGGTACATGGGCAGCAATTGTTCCATTGACCATTTATGTCGGCCCATACATTGGTCGCCTGATTGAAACATCTTTGCTTGAAGTGAATGAAGGTATTATCGAATCTGCCCAAGCCATGGGCGCGACGCCAATGCAGATTATATTTAAGTTTATTCTGCCGGAAGCGCGTAGTTCCCTGATTCTTAACCTGACCACCGCCACCATCAGTTTGATTGGTGCCACGGCAATGGCGGGTGCAGTCGGTGCGGGTGGTATTGGTGACTTAGCGATTTCTTATGGTTATCAGCGTTTTGATACCTCTGTTGTCATCATGACGGTGATCGTATTACTGATTCTGGTGCAGATTGTACAAAGCCTCGGTGACTGGTTATCCCGACTTCGTTAA